One window from the genome of Nicotiana sylvestris chromosome 9, ASM39365v2, whole genome shotgun sequence encodes:
- the LOC138877808 gene encoding uncharacterized protein, with the protein MDPLKYIFQKLMPTGKLSKWQILLSEFGIVYVTQTMVKGQALAYHLAENSVGGEYKPLKMYFLDKEVSFVGEDITEVYDGWRMFFDGAANFKVVGIGAVLVSKTGQHYPTSAKLKFPYTTNMAEYEPYILGLNMEIDMNIQELLVIGDSDLLMHQHSDKNFIDPILVRNHNQPVYCAYVAEETDGKPCGGKLYKRTPNLGLLRCVDAKGASKLLEEIHVGTYGPHMNGFVLDKKIIRASYFWMTMETDCIQYRRMSSMQQAHLGHSPPGVEDASYKAVTKKVIVDFVKDHIVCRFGVPKSIVTYNDANLNSHLMKVVCETFKIKHKNYIAYRPQMNGAVEAANKKHQEDTKKDSKKPQTMALEATLCFEAKLSNAEWIRSRYEQLDLIDGKRMNAGPYMVNRMLTGGVLILAEIDGEVWPKPINSDAVKRYYV; encoded by the exons atggaccctctgaagtacatatttcagaaactcaTGCCGACTGGGAAGTTATCCAAATGGCAGATACTTTTAAGTGAGTTCggtatcgtctatgtaactcaaacgatggtcaaaggacaagcattggcataccatcttgctgaaaattcggtgggaggagaatacaaacccttaaaaatgtattttcttgataaagaagtgtcattcgtaggagaagataTTACTGAAgtatacgacggttggaggatgttctttgatggagccgcaaatttcaaagtagtgggcattggagcagttttggtatcaaaaacaggtcaacattatcccaCATCTGCTAAACTCAAATTTCCCTACACAACCAATATGGCGGAGTATGAACCctacatactagggctcaacatggaaatcgacatgaatattcaggagctgtTGGTAataggtgattcagatttgcttatgcaccag cattcagacaagaatttcattgatcccatcctagTGAGAAATCATAATCAACCGGTGTATTGTGCCTACGTTgcagaagaaacagatggaaaaccttg cggaggaaagttatacaaaagaactcctaatttgggattgctaagatgtgtcgacgcaaaaggggcttctaagctacttgaggaaaTACACGTTGGGACCTATggcccacatatgaatggttttgtcttggacAAGAAGATAATTAGggctagttacttttggatgactatggagacagattgcatcca GTACCGccgaatgagctcaatgcaacaagctcaccttggccattcgccgcctggg GTAGAGGATGCATCCTACAaagctgtgaccaagaaagtcatcgtagactttgtcaaggatcatattgtttgccgatttggaGTTCCCAAGTCTATTGTCACTTATAATGAtgccaatctcaacagtcatctaaTGAAAGTcgtgtgtgaaactttcaaaatcaagcacaagaactaCATAgcatacagacctcagatgaacggagccgtagaagccgccaacaaaaaacatcaagaagatactaagaaagatagtaaaaaaccacaaacaatggcactagaagctaccctttgcttt gaagcCAAACTCAgcaatgcagaatggataaggagccgctatgagcaattggaccttatagatggaaaaagaatgaacgca ggtccttACATGGTTAACAGGATGCTAACAGGAGGGGTGcttatacttgcagaaatagacggagaagtctggccaaaaccaatcaattcagacgcagtcaagagatactatgtttag